A part of Kwoniella dejecticola CBS 10117 chromosome 5, complete sequence genomic DNA contains:
- a CDS encoding lipoyl synthase, mitochondrial, translated as MLRLTSSASSSASRIVAGPSVRRGLATAVPSSETPAPRRKKFEKLDDGLTFDDFVSGEELPPAGERVVLGNTTQPRLPSFLKHPIPTGASYSSIKKELRGLNLHTVCEEAKCPNIGECWGGGKGNATATIMLMGDTCTRGCRFCSVKTSRAPSPLDIHEPENTAEAISRWGLGYIVLTSVDRDDLADGGAAHIASTISKIKQKAPKILVEALTPDFASKGVDTIHTVASSGLDVFAHNVETVERCTPFVRDRRAGFNQSLRVLEQAKIGAKIAGKEILTKSSIMLGVGEQEAEIHETLRRLRQSDVDVVTFGQYMRPTKKHMKVDRYVQPEEFAKWKEVAEGMGFLYVASGPLVRSSYKAGEFFIENVLKKRRAAAAEKAAATLSAQPAETTTGAAVSRA; from the exons ATGCTGCGTCTGACTTCTTCTGCCTCATCATCGGCGAGCAGGATTGTCGCGGGCCCATCGGTCCGCAGGGGTCTCGCCACAGCTGTACCTTCTTCTGAAACACCTGCTCCTCGCCGCAAGAAGTTCGAGAAATTGGACGATGGTCTGACGTTCGATGATTTCGTATCTGGCGAGGAACTGCCTCCGGCGGGCGAGAGAGTGGTCCTTGGGAATACTACGCA GCCCCGATTACCGTCGTTTTTGAAACACCCGATACCGACTGGAGCTTCGTACAGCAGCATCAAGAAGGAGCTACGAGGCTTGAATCTGCATACTGTGTGCGAGGAGGCAAAGTGCCCGAATATAGGAGAGTGTTGGGGTGGCGGAAAGGGTAATGCAACGGCAACGATCATG CTCATGGGAGATACATGTACCCGAGGATGCCGATTTTGTTCGGTCAAGACGTCACGAGCCCCGTCACCGTTAGATATACATGAACCGGAGAACACCGCAGAAGCGATCAGTCGATGGGGACTAGGTTATATCGTATTGACCAGTGTGGATCGGGATG ATCTCGCCGACGGAGGAGCCGCGCATATCGCATCGACCAtctccaagatcaagcaaAAAGCGCCAAAGATTCTGGTCGAAGCGTTGACGCCGGATTTCGCCAGCAAAGGGGTCGACACGATACACACTGTCGCGTCCTCGGGCTTGGATGTGTTCGCGCACAACGTCGAGACTGTGGAGCGATGCACACCGTTCGTTAGAGATAGGAGGGCTGGATTCAACCAGAGTCTGCGAGTGTTGGAACAGGCTAAGATCGGAGCGAAGATCGCTGGAAAGGAGATCTTGACGAAGAGCAGTATCATGTTGGGTGTCGGCGAGCAAGAGGCGGAGATTCACGAGACTCTCAGGA GGCTGCGACAATCCGACGTGGATGTTGTCACTTTCGGTCAGTATATGCGACCGACCAAGAAGCACATGAAGGTCGATCGATACGTGCAACCGGAAGAGTTCGCAAAGTGGAAGGAGGTAGCAGAGGGTATGGGGTTCCTGTATGTGGCTAGTGGCCCGCTAGTCCGATCGTCTTACAAG GCTGGAGAGTTTTTCATCGAGAACGTGCTTAAGAAGCGACGAGCCGCAGCGGCGGAGAAAGCAGCAGCAACGCTTTCCGCTCAACCGGCCGAGACAACGACTGGTGCTGCCGTATCTCGTGCTTAA